A single region of the Oceanispirochaeta sp. genome encodes:
- the bcp gene encoding thioredoxin-dependent thiol peroxidase: protein MLQKGDQVKNFTLQDDHGQEISLSDFRGKKVVVYFYPKDDTPGCTVEACSFRDEHSRFADANTVILGISKDSVEKHEKFKSKYDLPFYLLSDPETTVIKHFGAWGEKKNYGKTYEGIIRSTFILDEVGKVIHTFEKVTTKDHALAVLEEIGKF, encoded by the coding sequence ATGCTCCAGAAGGGAGATCAAGTTAAAAATTTCACACTCCAGGATGACCACGGACAGGAAATCAGTCTCTCAGATTTCAGAGGAAAAAAAGTTGTTGTCTATTTTTACCCCAAAGATGACACTCCCGGCTGCACCGTCGAGGCCTGCAGCTTCAGGGACGAGCACAGCCGCTTCGCGGATGCGAATACAGTAATTCTGGGAATCAGCAAAGATTCAGTAGAAAAGCATGAAAAATTTAAATCAAAATATGATTTGCCTTTTTACCTGCTCAGCGATCCTGAAACAACGGTGATAAAACATTTTGGAGCCTGGGGGGAGAAAAAAAATTACGGAAAGACCTATGAAGGAATCATCCGTTCCACCTTCATCCTTGATGAAGTGGGTAAGGTGATTCATACATTTGAAAAAGTGACTACCAAAGATCATGCCTTGGCCGTTTTGGAAGAAATAGGAAAGTTCTAA